The proteins below come from a single Ochotona princeps isolate mOchPri1 chromosome 13, mOchPri1.hap1, whole genome shotgun sequence genomic window:
- the MAPK8 gene encoding mitogen-activated protein kinase 8 isoform X2, translating to MSRSKRDNNFYSVEIGDSTFTVLKRYQNLKPIGSGAQGIVCAAYDAILERNVAIKKLSRPFQNQTHAKRAYRELVLMKCVNHKNIIGLLNVFTPQKSLEEFQDVYIVMELMDANLCQVIQMELDHERMSYLLYQMLCGIKHLHSAGIIHRDLKPSNIVVKSDCTLKILDFGLARTAGTSFMMTPYVVTRYYRAPEVILGMGYKENVDLWSVGCIMGEMVCHKILFPGRDYIDQWNKVIEQLGTPCPEFMKKLQPTVRTYVENRPKYAGYSFEKLFPDVLFPADSEHNKLKASQARDLLSKMLVIDASKRISVDEALQHPYINVWYDPSEAEAPPPKIPDKQLDEREHTIEEWKELIYKEVMDLEERTKNGVIRGQPSPLGAAVTSGCQHPSSSSSVNDVSSMSTDPTLASDTDSSLDAPAGPLGCCR from the exons ATGAGCAGAAGCAAGCGTGACAACAATTTTTATAGTGTAGAGATTGGGGATTCTACATTCACTGTCCTGAAGAGGTATCAGAATCTAAAACCAATAGGTTCGGGAGCTCAAGGAATAGTTTG TGCAGCTTATGATGCCATTCTTGAAAGAAATGTTGCCATCAAGAAGCTGAGCCGGCCGTTTCAGAATCAAACCCATGCTAAGAGAGCTTACAGAGAGTTGGTTCTTATGAAATGTGTTAATCACAAAAAT ATAATTGGccttttgaatgttttcacacCACAGAAATCTCTAGAAGAATTCCAAGATGT TTACATAGTCATGGAGCTCATGGATGCAAATCTTTGCCAAGTGATTCAGATGGAACTAGATCACGAAAGAATGTCCTACCTTCTCTATCAGATGCTGtgtggaatcaagcaccttcactCCGCTGGAATCATTCACCGG GACTTAAAGCCCAGTAATATAGTAGTAAAATCAGACTGCACTTTGAAaattcttgactttggcctggccaggacTGCAGGAACAAGTTTCATGATGACGCCTTATGTGGTGACTCGCTACTACAGAGCGCCTGAGGTCATCCTAGGCATGGGCTACAAAGAAAACG TGGATTTATGGTCTGTGGGGTGCATTATGGGAGAAATGGTTTGCCACAAAATCCTCTTTCCAGGAAGGGACT ATATTGATCAGTGGAATAAAGTTATTGAACAGCTTGGAACACCGTGTCCTGAATTCATGAAGAAACTCCAGCCAACAGTAAGGACTTATGTTGAAAACAGACCTAAATATGCCGGATATAGCTTTGAGAAACTCTTCCCTGATGTGCTTTTCCCAGCTGACTCGGAACACAACAAACTTAAAG CCAGTCAGGCAAGGGATTTGCTATCCAAAATGCTGGTGATCGACGCGTCCAAGAGGATCTCGGTAGATGAAGCTCTGCAGCACCCATACATCAACGTCTGGTATGATCCTTCGGAAGCAGAAGCC CCACCACCAAAGATACCTGACAAGCAGTTAGATGAAAGGGAACACACAATAGAAGAGTGGAAAG aattgATATACAAGGAAGTGATGGATTTGGAAGAAAGAACCAAGAATGGAGTTATACGAGGGCAGCCCTCTCCTTTAG GTGCAGCAGTGACCAGTGGCTGTCAGCATCCATCATCGTCGTCGTCTGTCAACGATGTGTCTTCAATGTCAACAGACCCGACTTTGGCCTCGGATACAGACAGCAGTCTGGACGCCCCGGCCGGGCCTCTGGGCTGCTGCAGATGA
- the MAPK8 gene encoding mitogen-activated protein kinase 8 isoform X4, giving the protein MSRSKRDNNFYSVEIGDSTFTVLKRYQNLKPIGSGAQGIVCAAYDAILERNVAIKKLSRPFQNQTHAKRAYRELVLMKCVNHKNIIGLLNVFTPQKSLEEFQDVYIVMELMDANLCQVIQMELDHERMSYLLYQMLCGIKHLHSAGIIHRDLKPSNIVVKSDCTLKILDFGLARTAGTSFMMTPYVVTRYYRAPEVILGMGYKENVDLWSVGCIMGEMVCHKILFPGRDYIDQWNKVIEQLGTPCPEFMKKLQPTVRTYVENRPKYAGYSFEKLFPDVLFPADSEHNKLKASQARDLLSKMLVIDASKRISVDEALQHPYINVWYDPSEAEAPPPKIPDKQLDEREHTIEEWKELIYKEVMDLEERTKNGVIRGQPSPLAQVQQ; this is encoded by the exons ATGAGCAGAAGCAAGCGTGACAACAATTTTTATAGTGTAGAGATTGGGGATTCTACATTCACTGTCCTGAAGAGGTATCAGAATCTAAAACCAATAGGTTCGGGAGCTCAAGGAATAGTTTG TGCAGCTTATGATGCCATTCTTGAAAGAAATGTTGCCATCAAGAAGCTGAGCCGGCCGTTTCAGAATCAAACCCATGCTAAGAGAGCTTACAGAGAGTTGGTTCTTATGAAATGTGTTAATCACAAAAAT ATAATTGGccttttgaatgttttcacacCACAGAAATCTCTAGAAGAATTCCAAGATGT TTACATAGTCATGGAGCTCATGGATGCAAATCTTTGCCAAGTGATTCAGATGGAACTAGATCACGAAAGAATGTCCTACCTTCTCTATCAGATGCTGtgtggaatcaagcaccttcactCCGCTGGAATCATTCACCGG GACTTAAAGCCCAGTAATATAGTAGTAAAATCAGACTGCACTTTGAAaattcttgactttggcctggccaggacTGCAGGAACAAGTTTCATGATGACGCCTTATGTGGTGACTCGCTACTACAGAGCGCCTGAGGTCATCCTAGGCATGGGCTACAAAGAAAACG TGGATTTATGGTCTGTGGGGTGCATTATGGGAGAAATGGTTTGCCACAAAATCCTCTTTCCAGGAAGGGACT ATATTGATCAGTGGAATAAAGTTATTGAACAGCTTGGAACACCGTGTCCTGAATTCATGAAGAAACTCCAGCCAACAGTAAGGACTTATGTTGAAAACAGACCTAAATATGCCGGATATAGCTTTGAGAAACTCTTCCCTGATGTGCTTTTCCCAGCTGACTCGGAACACAACAAACTTAAAG CCAGTCAGGCAAGGGATTTGCTATCCAAAATGCTGGTGATCGACGCGTCCAAGAGGATCTCGGTAGATGAAGCTCTGCAGCACCCATACATCAACGTCTGGTATGATCCTTCGGAAGCAGAAGCC CCACCACCAAAGATACCTGACAAGCAGTTAGATGAAAGGGAACACACAATAGAAGAGTGGAAAG aattgATATACAAGGAAGTGATGGATTTGGAAGAAAGAACCAAGAATGGAGTTATACGAGGGCAGCCCTCTCCTTTAG CACAGGTGCAGCAGTGA
- the MAPK8 gene encoding mitogen-activated protein kinase 8 isoform X3 produces the protein MSRSKRDNNFYSVEIGDSTFTVLKRYQNLKPIGSGAQGIVCAAYDAILERNVAIKKLSRPFQNQTHAKRAYRELVLMKCVNHKNIIGLLNVFTPQKSLEEFQDVYIVMELMDANLCQVIQMELDHERMSYLLYQMLCGIKHLHSAGIIHRDLKPSNIVVKSDCTLKILDFGLARTAGTSFMMTPYVVTRYYRAPEVILGMGYKENVDIWSVGCIMGEMIKGGVLFPGTDHIDQWNKVIEQLGTPCPEFMKKLQPTVRTYVENRPKYAGYSFEKLFPDVLFPADSEHNKLKASQARDLLSKMLVIDASKRISVDEALQHPYINVWYDPSEAEAPPPKIPDKQLDEREHTIEEWKELIYKEVMDLEERTKNGVIRGQPSPLAQVQQ, from the exons ATGAGCAGAAGCAAGCGTGACAACAATTTTTATAGTGTAGAGATTGGGGATTCTACATTCACTGTCCTGAAGAGGTATCAGAATCTAAAACCAATAGGTTCGGGAGCTCAAGGAATAGTTTG TGCAGCTTATGATGCCATTCTTGAAAGAAATGTTGCCATCAAGAAGCTGAGCCGGCCGTTTCAGAATCAAACCCATGCTAAGAGAGCTTACAGAGAGTTGGTTCTTATGAAATGTGTTAATCACAAAAAT ATAATTGGccttttgaatgttttcacacCACAGAAATCTCTAGAAGAATTCCAAGATGT TTACATAGTCATGGAGCTCATGGATGCAAATCTTTGCCAAGTGATTCAGATGGAACTAGATCACGAAAGAATGTCCTACCTTCTCTATCAGATGCTGtgtggaatcaagcaccttcactCCGCTGGAATCATTCACCGG GACTTAAAGCCCAGTAATATAGTAGTAAAATCAGACTGCACTTTGAAaattcttgactttggcctggccaggacTGCAGGAACAAGTTTCATGATGACGCCTTATGTGGTGACTCGCTACTACAGAGCGCCTGAGGTCATCCTAGGCATGGGCTACAAAGAAAACG ttgACATTTGGTCAGTTGGGTGCATCATGGGAGAAATGATCAAAGGTGGTGTTTTGTTCCCAGGTACAGATC ATATTGATCAGTGGAATAAAGTTATTGAACAGCTTGGAACACCGTGTCCTGAATTCATGAAGAAACTCCAGCCAACAGTAAGGACTTATGTTGAAAACAGACCTAAATATGCCGGATATAGCTTTGAGAAACTCTTCCCTGATGTGCTTTTCCCAGCTGACTCGGAACACAACAAACTTAAAG CCAGTCAGGCAAGGGATTTGCTATCCAAAATGCTGGTGATCGACGCGTCCAAGAGGATCTCGGTAGATGAAGCTCTGCAGCACCCATACATCAACGTCTGGTATGATCCTTCGGAAGCAGAAGCC CCACCACCAAAGATACCTGACAAGCAGTTAGATGAAAGGGAACACACAATAGAAGAGTGGAAAG aattgATATACAAGGAAGTGATGGATTTGGAAGAAAGAACCAAGAATGGAGTTATACGAGGGCAGCCCTCTCCTTTAG CACAGGTGCAGCAGTGA
- the MAPK8 gene encoding mitogen-activated protein kinase 8 isoform X1: MSRSKRDNNFYSVEIGDSTFTVLKRYQNLKPIGSGAQGIVCAAYDAILERNVAIKKLSRPFQNQTHAKRAYRELVLMKCVNHKNIIGLLNVFTPQKSLEEFQDVYIVMELMDANLCQVIQMELDHERMSYLLYQMLCGIKHLHSAGIIHRDLKPSNIVVKSDCTLKILDFGLARTAGTSFMMTPYVVTRYYRAPEVILGMGYKENVDIWSVGCIMGEMIKGGVLFPGTDHIDQWNKVIEQLGTPCPEFMKKLQPTVRTYVENRPKYAGYSFEKLFPDVLFPADSEHNKLKASQARDLLSKMLVIDASKRISVDEALQHPYINVWYDPSEAEAPPPKIPDKQLDEREHTIEEWKELIYKEVMDLEERTKNGVIRGQPSPLGAAVTSGCQHPSSSSSVNDVSSMSTDPTLASDTDSSLDAPAGPLGCCR; this comes from the exons ATGAGCAGAAGCAAGCGTGACAACAATTTTTATAGTGTAGAGATTGGGGATTCTACATTCACTGTCCTGAAGAGGTATCAGAATCTAAAACCAATAGGTTCGGGAGCTCAAGGAATAGTTTG TGCAGCTTATGATGCCATTCTTGAAAGAAATGTTGCCATCAAGAAGCTGAGCCGGCCGTTTCAGAATCAAACCCATGCTAAGAGAGCTTACAGAGAGTTGGTTCTTATGAAATGTGTTAATCACAAAAAT ATAATTGGccttttgaatgttttcacacCACAGAAATCTCTAGAAGAATTCCAAGATGT TTACATAGTCATGGAGCTCATGGATGCAAATCTTTGCCAAGTGATTCAGATGGAACTAGATCACGAAAGAATGTCCTACCTTCTCTATCAGATGCTGtgtggaatcaagcaccttcactCCGCTGGAATCATTCACCGG GACTTAAAGCCCAGTAATATAGTAGTAAAATCAGACTGCACTTTGAAaattcttgactttggcctggccaggacTGCAGGAACAAGTTTCATGATGACGCCTTATGTGGTGACTCGCTACTACAGAGCGCCTGAGGTCATCCTAGGCATGGGCTACAAAGAAAACG ttgACATTTGGTCAGTTGGGTGCATCATGGGAGAAATGATCAAAGGTGGTGTTTTGTTCCCAGGTACAGATC ATATTGATCAGTGGAATAAAGTTATTGAACAGCTTGGAACACCGTGTCCTGAATTCATGAAGAAACTCCAGCCAACAGTAAGGACTTATGTTGAAAACAGACCTAAATATGCCGGATATAGCTTTGAGAAACTCTTCCCTGATGTGCTTTTCCCAGCTGACTCGGAACACAACAAACTTAAAG CCAGTCAGGCAAGGGATTTGCTATCCAAAATGCTGGTGATCGACGCGTCCAAGAGGATCTCGGTAGATGAAGCTCTGCAGCACCCATACATCAACGTCTGGTATGATCCTTCGGAAGCAGAAGCC CCACCACCAAAGATACCTGACAAGCAGTTAGATGAAAGGGAACACACAATAGAAGAGTGGAAAG aattgATATACAAGGAAGTGATGGATTTGGAAGAAAGAACCAAGAATGGAGTTATACGAGGGCAGCCCTCTCCTTTAG GTGCAGCAGTGACCAGTGGCTGTCAGCATCCATCATCGTCGTCGTCTGTCAACGATGTGTCTTCAATGTCAACAGACCCGACTTTGGCCTCGGATACAGACAGCAGTCTGGACGCCCCGGCCGGGCCTCTGGGCTGCTGCAGATGA